The proteins below are encoded in one region of Manis pentadactyla isolate mManPen7 chromosome 2, mManPen7.hap1, whole genome shotgun sequence:
- the MSGN1 gene encoding mesogenin-1 gives MDNLQEPFPSLEDGLGASNSPGLLSSWDWKSQAGPFELNQASPTQSLSPSPSLESYSSSPCPAMAGLSCGHGGANSGGSDGCSGHGPGDLVEVDYNMLAFPPAYLQGAGGPKVQKGTKVRMSVQRRRKASEREKLRMRTLADALHTLRNYLPPVYSQRGQPLTKIQTLKYTIKYIGELTDLLNSGREPRPQSA, from the coding sequence atgGACAACCTGCAGGAGCCCTTCCCCAGCCTTGAGGATGGCTTGGGTGCCTCCAACAGCCCCGGCCTGCTGTCCTCCTGGGACTGGAAAAGCCAGGCAGGGCCCTTTGAGTTGAACCAGGCCTCCCCAACTCAGAGCCTCTCTCCATCTCCATCGCTGGAGTCCTATTCTTCTTCACCGTGTCCAGCTATGGCTGGGCTGTCCTGTGGGCATGGAGGAGCCAACAGTGGGGGCAGCGATGGCTGCAGTGGCCATGGGCCAGGTGACCTGGTGGAGGTGGACTACAATATGTTAGCTTTCCCGCCTGCCTATCTGCAGGGTGCTGGTGGCCCCAAGGTCCAGAAGGGCACCAAAGTCAGGATGTCTGTCCAGCGGAGACGGAAGGCCAGCGAGAGGGAGAAGCTCCGGATGAGGACCTTGGCAGATGCCCTGCACACCCTCCGGAATTACCTGCCACCTGTCTACAGCCAGAGGGGCCAGCCGCTTACCAAGATCCAGACGCTGAAGTACACCATCAAGTACATCGGGGAGCTCACAGACCTCCTGAACAGTGGGAGAGAGCCTAGGCCCCAGAGTGCTTGA